A section of the Sedimentisphaera cyanobacteriorum genome encodes:
- a CDS encoding response regulator produces MTEEKTKRKRILLADDHFIVARGLVEILEESYDLVGIAKDGLEMVKMAAELKPELIVADISMPNLNGIDALKELKKKNLDIKVVFLTMHDEPAYARRAIDAGASGFIVKSSAPDELSQAISLAFAGGIYISPSIQKKIDEAQPSADDFTADDLTKRQKEILQLLSHGKSAKEIASDLNISSRTVEFHKYRIMKMLGIESSAGLVRFAIKQGIAEV; encoded by the coding sequence ACTTTTAGCGGATGATCATTTTATTGTTGCCAGAGGGCTTGTTGAGATCCTTGAAGAGTCTTACGACCTTGTCGGGATTGCCAAAGATGGGCTCGAAATGGTTAAGATGGCAGCAGAGCTCAAACCCGAGCTTATTGTGGCAGATATCAGTATGCCGAATCTTAACGGGATCGATGCTCTTAAGGAACTCAAAAAGAAAAATTTGGATATTAAAGTGGTGTTTCTTACGATGCACGACGAGCCGGCGTATGCACGACGAGCTATAGATGCAGGGGCGTCAGGGTTTATAGTTAAAAGCTCAGCTCCTGATGAGCTTTCACAGGCCATATCTCTGGCCTTTGCAGGTGGCATTTACATTAGCCCTTCGATACAGAAAAAGATTGATGAGGCCCAGCCATCGGCGGATGATTTTACAGCTGATGACTTAACAAAAAGGCAGAAAGAAATCCTGCAGCTGCTCTCGCACGGAAAAAGCGCAAAAGAAATCGCTTCAGATTTGAACATATCTTCGAGAACAGTAGAATTTCACAAGTATCGTATTATGAAAATGCTGGGAATAGAATCCAGCGCCGGACTTGTAAGATTTGCGATAAAACAGGGTATCGCAGAAGTATAA